One window of the Staphylococcus equorum genome contains the following:
- a CDS encoding ABC transporter permease produces the protein MRFKAIFIRVIKELLRDKRTLALMLFAPILVLTLMYFIFDTNNETNIKMGVNASVSDEIVNALPSDKVDIEKYDAPSSIKDTIVDSDLDAYIEQKGPNLEVTYKNEDPSLTGSTKQLLASAIQKNKMQDMTNIVEKIPDNMKQGNGQQAEALSIDSHYLYGDADSTFFDKIFPILIGFFVFFFVFLVSGIALLRERTRGTLERVLATSVKRSEIVFGYLAGYGLFAILQTLIIVFYSIYLLKVEVVGSIWWVLLINILIALAALAIGLFVSTFANSEFQMVQFIPLVVIPQVFFSGLIPLDSIANWVSAIGYVFPLRYAGDALTNVMIKGQGFEFIWFDIVILLLFILIFTILNIIGLKRYRKV, from the coding sequence ATGAGATTTAAGGCGATTTTTATCAGAGTTATTAAAGAATTATTACGAGATAAAAGAACGTTAGCTTTAATGTTATTTGCACCTATTTTGGTTTTAACATTGATGTATTTTATATTTGATACTAATAATGAAACAAATATAAAAATGGGGGTGAATGCCTCAGTATCAGATGAAATTGTGAACGCTTTGCCTTCAGATAAAGTAGATATTGAAAAATATGATGCGCCTAGCTCAATTAAAGATACAATTGTGGATTCAGATTTGGATGCATATATTGAACAAAAAGGGCCTAATCTAGAAGTTACTTATAAAAATGAAGATCCAAGTCTTACAGGGTCAACGAAGCAATTGTTAGCGAGTGCAATCCAAAAAAATAAGATGCAAGATATGACTAACATTGTTGAAAAGATACCGGACAACATGAAACAAGGCAATGGACAACAGGCAGAGGCATTGAGCATAGATAGTCATTATCTTTATGGTGATGCTGACAGCACATTTTTTGATAAAATATTTCCAATTCTCATAGGTTTCTTTGTCTTTTTCTTTGTATTCTTAGTTTCTGGTATAGCACTTTTAAGAGAACGTACGAGAGGGACTTTAGAACGTGTACTTGCAACATCTGTTAAAAGAAGTGAAATTGTCTTTGGTTATTTAGCAGGTTATGGTTTGTTTGCGATATTACAAACATTAATTATTGTATTTTATTCGATATACTTACTGAAAGTTGAAGTTGTAGGAAGTATCTGGTGGGTATTATTAATTAATATACTTATTGCATTAGCTGCTTTAGCTATTGGTTTGTTTGTTTCAACTTTTGCAAATTCAGAATTTCAAATGGTTCAATTTATACCGTTAGTTGTTATACCTCAAGTCTTTTTCTCTGGACTTATCCCCTTAGATAGCATTGCCAATTGGGTCAGTGCTATTGGCTATGTATTTCCGTTAAGATATGCCGGTGATGCGCTGACCAATGTAATGATTAAGGGACAGGGATTTGAATTTATTTGGTTCGATATTGTTATACTGTTGCTATTCATTTTGATATTTACAATACTAAATATCATTGGTCTTAAACGTTACAGAAAAGTATAA
- the xylE gene encoding D-xylose transporter XylE: MSTYNNKKFIFKIALIATLGGLLFGYDTAVISGAEQSLQKYLTKDYGSFIHGITVSSALIGCIIGGLLSSSFSSRLGRKKSLQIAAILFIVSALLSGYPEFLFFEPGESSLALLITFNLYRVIGGIGVGLASAISPMYISEIAPSSIRGRLVSWNQFAIIFGMLVVYFVNYGITFGQSQSWIELIGWRYMFMTEAIPAIAFFFLLFLVPETPRYLSLNNRNTEALTVLNRIYSSKNHAQNVLNDILSTKNKLTDVKAPLFSFGKTVIIIGILLSIFQQFIGINVALYYAPRIFENLGAGENTSMIQTVVMGLVNVIFTVIAILYVDKFGRKPLLIIGSTGMAIGMIGMSTLAANGAFGITTLIFLVIYTASFMMSWGPIIWVLLSEIFPNRIRSGAMAIAVAVQWLANFTITSTYPSMMDISGTMTYGFYALMSILSGLFVWKFIPETKGKTLEELEKVWIKDKDKQVSNNVEEVQSNNSAQ, translated from the coding sequence ATGTCAACTTATAATAATAAGAAGTTTATCTTTAAAATAGCTTTAATCGCAACGCTTGGTGGGTTGTTATTCGGCTATGACACTGCAGTTATTTCTGGTGCTGAACAATCTCTCCAGAAATATTTAACTAAAGATTACGGTAGCTTTATCCATGGCATTACAGTTTCTAGTGCCTTAATCGGCTGTATTATTGGTGGCTTGTTATCTTCAAGTTTCTCAAGTCGTCTCGGTCGTAAAAAATCATTACAAATAGCTGCTATTTTATTTATAGTTTCTGCGCTTTTATCAGGCTATCCGGAGTTTTTATTTTTTGAACCAGGTGAATCCAGTCTTGCTTTACTGATAACATTTAATCTATATCGTGTCATCGGTGGAATTGGCGTGGGATTAGCCTCTGCAATATCTCCAATGTATATTAGTGAAATTGCACCTTCTTCTATAAGAGGGAGACTTGTTTCATGGAACCAATTCGCTATTATATTTGGTATGTTAGTCGTTTATTTTGTAAACTATGGTATCACTTTCGGTCAATCTCAAAGCTGGATTGAACTAATCGGATGGCGTTATATGTTTATGACTGAAGCAATACCAGCAATTGCATTTTTCTTTTTATTATTTTTAGTACCTGAAACACCAAGGTATTTATCTTTAAATAATAGAAACACTGAAGCACTTACAGTATTAAATAGAATATACTCTTCTAAAAATCATGCACAGAACGTTTTAAACGATATCTTATCAACTAAAAATAAACTAACAGATGTAAAAGCACCATTATTTAGTTTTGGTAAAACTGTGATTATTATCGGTATTTTATTATCTATTTTCCAACAATTCATCGGTATCAACGTGGCATTGTATTATGCACCTCGTATTTTTGAAAATTTAGGTGCAGGTGAGAATACCTCAATGATACAAACTGTTGTGATGGGATTAGTAAACGTAATATTCACCGTTATCGCTATATTATACGTCGATAAATTTGGTCGTAAGCCTTTATTAATTATCGGTTCTACTGGTATGGCAATTGGAATGATCGGAATGAGTACACTCGCTGCTAATGGTGCGTTTGGCATTACAACATTAATATTCTTAGTTATATATACTGCATCATTTATGATGAGTTGGGGACCAATTATCTGGGTGTTATTATCAGAAATATTCCCTAACAGAATTAGAAGTGGCGCGATGGCTATAGCTGTCGCAGTACAATGGTTAGCAAACTTTACAATTACTTCTACTTACCCATCTATGATGGATATTAGCGGTACAATGACTTATGGATTTTACGCACTGATGAGTATTTTATCTGGCTTGTTCGTATGGAAATTCATTCCAGAAACAAAAGGTAAAACACTAGAAGAATTAGAAAAAGTTTGGATTAAAGACAAAGATAAACAAGTTTCTAATAATGTGGAAGAAGTTCAAAGTAATAACTCAGCACAGTAA
- the xylB gene encoding xylulokinase, producing MTYVIGIDIGTSSLKSIVVNKNGDVVDSYSVSYHTLHPKSGYSEMNPDIWYDATIESLKHLLNKYAQKEITGISFSGQMHGLVVIDQAGAVIRPAILWNDTRTSNEVDEIKNKLGLDALLKFTQNTVLEGFTLPKLMWLKNNEIDNYNKIHKFMLPKDYIVYKLTGNIFTEPSDAAGTIMFSVKEENWSTELLNSLDIDTSICPDIIASHEKSGQLTDNVKKALNIDWDINVYQGGADNACGALGSGITDEQKQLVSIGTSGVALSIENNTDYENDGNVHYFNHCVPDQKYIMGVTLSAGYSLEWLKQLLDPDADFAAFLKTISDSDVGSNGLMYTPYLLGERTPHNDAAVRGSFIGLDANTTQLDMKRSVIEGITYSINESIQIMKNNGINIKEIVSIGGGAKNHEWLQIQADVFDAAITTRTEEQGPAYGAAMLAAMGEAWFDTFNEMSQSWITYDQKVSPIEENSKSYHNLFDIYKTIYDATQPVTQKLSKFK from the coding sequence ATGACTTATGTAATCGGTATAGATATTGGTACAAGTTCCTTAAAGTCTATTGTTGTTAATAAAAATGGAGACGTTGTAGATTCATACAGCGTCTCTTATCATACGCTGCATCCTAAATCTGGATACAGTGAAATGAATCCAGATATCTGGTATGACGCAACAATTGAGAGTTTAAAACATTTATTAAACAAATATGCACAAAAAGAAATTACTGGCATTAGTTTTTCAGGTCAAATGCACGGCCTAGTGGTTATTGATCAAGCAGGTGCAGTCATTAGACCTGCTATTTTATGGAATGACACACGCACATCTAATGAAGTTGATGAAATCAAAAATAAATTAGGTCTCGACGCACTACTGAAATTCACACAAAACACTGTGTTAGAAGGATTTACATTACCTAAACTAATGTGGCTTAAAAATAATGAAATTGATAATTACAACAAAATTCATAAATTCATGTTGCCAAAGGATTACATTGTTTATAAATTAACTGGCAACATTTTTACAGAACCTTCAGACGCTGCAGGTACAATTATGTTTAGCGTGAAAGAAGAAAATTGGTCTACTGAACTACTAAATAGTTTAGATATTGACACATCTATTTGTCCAGATATCATTGCTTCTCATGAAAAAAGTGGTCAATTAACTGACAACGTGAAAAAAGCTTTAAACATCGATTGGGATATCAATGTTTATCAAGGGGGCGCAGATAACGCATGTGGCGCTTTAGGCTCTGGTATCACAGATGAACAAAAGCAATTGGTAAGTATTGGTACTTCTGGCGTAGCACTCTCCATTGAAAATAATACTGACTATGAAAATGATGGCAATGTGCATTACTTTAATCACTGTGTGCCTGATCAAAAATACATTATGGGAGTTACTTTATCCGCTGGTTATAGTCTGGAATGGTTAAAACAACTACTAGACCCTGATGCAGATTTTGCTGCATTCTTAAAAACGATTTCTGATTCTGATGTTGGGTCGAATGGATTAATGTACACACCTTATTTACTCGGTGAACGTACACCACATAATGACGCGGCAGTTAGAGGCAGCTTTATCGGTTTGGATGCGAATACCACACAACTCGATATGAAACGTTCTGTTATCGAAGGTATCACATATTCTATAAATGAAAGCATTCAAATCATGAAAAACAACGGTATTAACATTAAGGAAATTGTTTCTATCGGGGGCGGCGCAAAAAATCATGAATGGCTCCAAATCCAAGCAGATGTTTTCGATGCAGCTATCACCACAAGAACTGAAGAACAAGGTCCAGCTTATGGGGCAGCGATGTTAGCAGCCATGGGTGAAGCGTGGTTTGATACTTTCAATGAAATGAGTCAATCATGGATTACATATGATCAAAAAGTATCTCCTATTGAAGAAAATAGTAAATCATACCACAACTTATTTGATATTTATAAAACAATCTATGACGCTACACAACCAGTAACTCAAAAACTAAGTAAATTTAAGTGA
- the xylA gene encoding xylose isomerase yields the protein MTYFNIDKVNYEGPKSNNVFSFKYYNPEEKVGDKTMAEHLRFGVAYWHTFTADLSDPFGVGTAERDWDNLSDMDKAKARVDAIFEFMEKTRIDYFCFHDIDIAPEGATLKESNENLDIIVDLIKEKMDQTGKKLLWNTTNNFTHERFVHGAATSSNAEVFAYAAAKVKKSLEIAKKLGAENFVFWGGREGYESLLNTDMKLELDNLANFLKLAKSYAEEIGYTGQFLIEPKPKEPTTHQYDTDVATSHAFLQKYDLDKTFKFNIEANHATLAGHTFQHELRYARDNDLLGSVDANQGHPLLGWDTDEFPTDVYDTTLAMYEILKNGGLNPGGLNFDAKPRRTSFKQEDLILTHIAGMDTFALGLKVAHKMIEDNFFENIVDEKYKSFAEGIGKKIVEGNTSFKELEEYAFNIKEIDNTSDRLEVIKAQMNQYILNINNGD from the coding sequence ATGACATATTTCAATATTGATAAAGTAAATTACGAAGGACCTAAATCAAATAATGTTTTTAGTTTTAAATATTATAATCCCGAAGAAAAAGTAGGCGACAAAACAATGGCAGAACACCTAAGATTTGGTGTGGCTTATTGGCATACATTTACAGCTGACTTATCTGACCCATTCGGTGTTGGTACAGCTGAACGTGATTGGGATAACTTAAGTGACATGGATAAAGCTAAAGCAAGAGTTGATGCAATTTTCGAATTTATGGAAAAAACACGTATTGATTATTTCTGTTTCCACGATATAGATATCGCTCCAGAAGGTGCAACATTAAAAGAATCTAATGAAAATTTAGATATCATTGTAGACCTTATTAAAGAAAAAATGGATCAAACTGGTAAAAAATTACTTTGGAATACGACAAACAACTTTACACACGAACGTTTCGTACATGGTGCAGCAACTTCTTCTAACGCTGAAGTTTTCGCATATGCCGCTGCAAAAGTTAAGAAATCATTAGAAATCGCAAAAAAATTAGGCGCTGAAAACTTTGTTTTCTGGGGCGGACGTGAAGGTTATGAAAGTTTACTAAACACAGACATGAAATTAGAGTTAGACAACTTAGCTAATTTCTTAAAATTGGCTAAAAGCTATGCAGAAGAAATTGGTTATACAGGACAATTCTTAATTGAACCTAAACCAAAAGAACCTACAACACACCAATATGATACTGATGTTGCGACTTCACATGCTTTCTTACAAAAATATGACTTAGATAAAACATTCAAATTCAATATTGAAGCAAACCATGCAACATTAGCTGGTCACACTTTCCAACATGAATTAAGATATGCACGTGATAATGATTTATTAGGTTCAGTAGATGCAAACCAAGGTCACCCACTATTAGGTTGGGACACAGACGAATTCCCTACTGACGTCTATGATACAACATTAGCAATGTACGAAATCTTAAAAAATGGTGGATTAAATCCAGGTGGTTTGAACTTCGATGCTAAGCCAAGAAGAACTTCATTCAAACAAGAAGATTTAATTTTAACGCATATCGCTGGTATGGATACATTTGCACTTGGTTTAAAAGTAGCACACAAAATGATTGAAGATAATTTCTTTGAAAATATTGTAGATGAAAAATATAAATCTTTTGCTGAAGGTATTGGTAAAAAAATAGTTGAAGGTAATACTTCATTTAAAGAATTAGAGGAATATGCTTTCAACATTAAGGAGATTGATAATACTTCTGATCGTTTAGAAGTAATTAAAGCTCAAATGAATCAATATATTTTAAACATTAATAATGGAGACTGA
- a CDS encoding ROK family transcriptional regulator translates to MENNLKISMNERRVLKQIFNNHNISRTQISKNLEINKATISNILNALKKKSLVIEVGEGNSTKSGGRKPILLKINKHYGYYISMDLTYSSVELMYNYFDGTVLKHESYNLPDKKVSSILAILKTNIPTSESYDTSYGLLGMSVSIHGIVDHNQTIIHLPFHESEGISITDELRSLTQVPVIIENEANLSAIYERSIHSNSEMRNLIALSIHKGIGAGLIIDKKLYRGSNGEAGEIGKTLVLQNGETYNTIENICSQEALIQSISNKFEQNISLSELIELYHQHNDIVIQEIEYFTTKIAVLVHNLNTQFNPDMIYVNCTLINELPIILDSIKTQLHQYSTHSVQLNLTTNVKHATLLGGSIAIMQKLLNIDDIQLKSN, encoded by the coding sequence ATGGAAAATAATTTAAAAATCAGTATGAATGAAAGACGTGTATTAAAACAAATCTTCAATAATCATAATATTTCACGCACTCAGATATCTAAGAATTTAGAAATCAATAAAGCCACTATTTCTAATATATTAAATGCTTTGAAAAAGAAATCCTTAGTCATTGAAGTGGGCGAAGGTAATAGTACGAAAAGCGGAGGACGCAAACCAATCCTCCTAAAAATCAACAAACATTATGGCTATTATATTTCTATGGATTTAACATATAGCTCTGTAGAATTAATGTACAATTATTTTGATGGTACCGTGTTAAAACATGAATCATATAACTTACCTGACAAAAAAGTGAGTAGCATCTTGGCTATATTAAAAACAAATATACCTACTTCTGAAAGCTATGATACTTCCTATGGCTTGTTGGGCATGTCTGTCTCAATTCACGGTATTGTAGATCACAATCAAACTATTATTCACCTTCCCTTCCATGAAAGTGAAGGCATTTCCATTACAGATGAGTTAAGATCACTGACTCAAGTTCCAGTAATTATTGAAAACGAAGCAAACTTATCTGCAATTTATGAAAGAAGCATCCATAGTAATTCAGAAATGAGAAATTTAATTGCTCTAAGTATTCACAAAGGCATTGGTGCAGGTTTAATCATCGATAAAAAATTATATCGTGGCTCTAATGGTGAAGCTGGCGAAATCGGTAAAACGCTCGTTCTTCAAAATGGTGAAACATACAACACAATTGAAAATATTTGCTCTCAAGAAGCATTAATTCAAAGTATTAGTAATAAATTTGAACAAAATATATCACTTTCAGAACTTATCGAACTTTATCATCAACATAATGATATTGTTATTCAAGAAATTGAATATTTTACAACTAAAATTGCAGTATTAGTTCACAATTTAAATACGCAATTTAATCCGGATATGATTTATGTTAACTGCACATTAATCAATGAATTACCTATTATTTTAGATTCGATTAAAACACAGCTACATCAATATTCGACTCATTCCGTACAACTCAATCTTACTACGAATGTGAAACACGCAACCTTATTAGGTGGCTCAATCGCAATTATGCAGAAATTATTAAACATTGATGATATTCAATTAAAATCTAACTAA
- a CDS encoding amino acid transporter — translation MQINGETNGLTGLDFYYGVLAAQSQFAVPLILVTYFISFLFYEEYESGRLIFYKDISRTYLYNSKIAALLSMYVIYFILLFIASQVLYFTYIIKFNYASGDFLSSSASINYSDILGIIGIYGITLIAIFFGIMLSMKLSTGFNILGVVILLMIMSAAPLIHGFKYFFPNSYEEANNISEFFTKLVIIILITLVYSIVCYLAGLKMFKRLEY, via the coding sequence ATGCAAATAAATGGAGAAACAAATGGACTCACCGGACTAGATTTCTATTATGGTGTTTTAGCTGCTCAATCTCAATTTGCTGTACCATTAATTTTAGTTACTTATTTTATTAGTTTTCTTTTTTATGAAGAGTATGAATCTGGTCGTTTAATTTTTTATAAAGATATTAGCCGTACATATCTCTATAACTCTAAAATAGCTGCTTTATTATCTATGTATGTTATTTATTTCATTCTATTGTTCATTGCTTCTCAAGTTTTATATTTTACATATATTATTAAATTCAATTATGCTTCGGGAGATTTTTTATCATCTTCTGCAAGTATTAACTACAGTGATATTTTAGGCATTATAGGTATCTATGGTATTACATTAATAGCTATTTTCTTTGGAATTATGTTATCTATGAAACTCTCAACAGGTTTTAACATACTTGGTGTGGTCATATTATTAATGATAATGTCTGCTGCCCCACTCATTCATGGATTTAAATATTTCTTTCCTAACAGTTATGAAGAAGCAAATAATATCAGTGAATTCTTTACTAAACTAGTAATTATTATTTTAATAACACTCGTTTACTCTATCGTATGTTATCTCGCAGGTTTAAAAATGTTCAAACGCTTAGAATATTAA